Proteins from a genomic interval of Quercus robur chromosome 9, dhQueRobu3.1, whole genome shotgun sequence:
- the LOC126699068 gene encoding oligopeptide transporter 6-like has protein sequence MGEVFDGIEDDSSEVKEECPIKQVDLTVPKTDDPTMPAVTFRMWVLGVAACVILSFVNQFFWYRKMPLSVSSISAQIAVVPIGHFMAKVLPKDAFFKGTRFEFTMNPGPFNIKEHVLITIFANSGAGSVYAAHILSAVRLYYKRSLTFLPAFIVMLTTQVLGFGWAGLFRKYLVEPGEMWWPSNLVQVALFRALHEKEKRPKGGMTRTQFFLIVLICSFAYCVFPVYFFVMITSFSWVCWIAPKSVLVHQLGSGLQGLGIGSFGIDWATISSYLGSPLASPWFATANVAVGFFLIMYVMTPITYWFNVYNAKTFPIYSNGLYTTNGSEYDILSIINSHFHLDRATYAQMGPVHLSTFFAMTYGLGFATLGATLVHVLLFSGRDLWKQSKSAFGGKTKIDIHTKLMKKYKKVPMWWFLVILVVNIGLIMFACEYYNESLQLPWWGVLLACAIAVFFTLPIGIISATTNQTPGLNIITEYVIGYMYPERPVANMCFKVYGYISMTQGLTFLEDFKLGHYMKIPPRSMFMAQVVGTILAVIAYTGTAWWLMETIPHLCDTSMLPKDSPWTCPMDHVFFDASVIWGLVGPRRIFGDLGEYGNINWFFLGGAIAPLLVWLAHKAFPKQNWIRLIHMPVLLGATSMMPPASAVSFTSWIIVGFLSGYVVFKYKPDMWKRYNYVLSGGLDAGTAFMTVLLFLALGATQIQWWGNNGEGCPLASCPTAKGIAVDGCPIFS, from the exons ATGGGTGAGGTGTTTGATGGGATCGAGGATGATTCCTCGGAGGTCAAGGAAGAGTGTCCCATAAAACAAGTGGACTTAACAGTGCCCAAAACTGATGATCCTACTATGCCAGCAGTGACATTCAGGATGTGGGTTCTGGGTGTTGCTGCATGTGTCATACTGTCTTTTGTGAACCAGTTCTTTTGGTATAGAAAAATGCCATTGTCAGTGAGTTCAATATCTGCCCAGATTGCTGTGGTACCCATTGGGCACTTCATGGCCAAGGTGTTGCCAAAAGATGCTTTCTTTAAGGGTACACGGTTTGAGTTTACTATGAATCCAGGGCCTTTTAACATCAAGGAACATGTTTTGATCACAATCTTTGCAAACTCGGGTGCTGGCTCAGTTTATGCTGCTCATATATTGTCTGCAGTTAGGCTCTATTACAAGAGAAGCCTCACATTTCTTCCAGCCTTCATTGTTATGTTAACAACACAG GTGTTAGGGTTCGGTTGGGCGGGTCTTTTCCGAAAATATCTGGTAGAGCCAGGGGAAATGTGGTGGCCATCTAACCTTGTTCAGGTTGCATTGTTCAG GGCTCTACATGAGAAGGAAAAACGGCCTAAAGGCGGCATGACGCGTACCCAATTCTTTCTCATAGTCTTGATCTGTAGCTTTGCTTACTGTGTCTTTCCAGTCTATTTTTTCGTCATGATAACATCTTTCTCTTGGGTTTGCTGGATTGCTCCTAAGTCTGTTCTTGTCCATCAATTGGGTTCTGGCTTACAAGGCCTTGGAATTGGTTCCTTTGGTATTGATTGGGCTACAATTTCCTCATACCTTGGTAGTCCACTAGCTAGTCCATGGTTCGCCACTGCCAATGTTGCTGTGGGATTCTTCCTTATAATGTATGTGATGACACCCATCACATACTGGTTCAATGTCTACAATGCCAAGACCTTCCCAATATATTCTAACGGCCTTTACACAACTAATGGTTCAGAATATGACATTTTGAGCATCATTAATTCCCATTTTCATCTTGATCGTGCTACGTATGCACAGATGGGGCCTGTTCATCTAAGCACATTTTTTGCAATGACATACGGACTTGGATTTGCTACACTTGGTGCTACTCTTGTGCATGTTCTCCTTTTCAGTGGAAG AGACCTATGGAAGCAAAGCAAAAGCGCCTTTGgagggaaaacaaaaattgatataCATACCAAGCTTATGAAGAAGTATAAAAAAGTTCCCATGTGGTGGTTTCTTGTCATCCTTGTCGTTAACATTGGTCTTATAATGTTTGCATGTGAGTATTACAACGAGTCACTTCAATTGCCTTGGTGGGGTGTACTTCTAGCTTGTGCCATTGCCGTTTTCTTCACTCTCCCAATTGGTATTATCAGTGCTACCACAAACCAG ACACCAGGTTTGAACATTATAACAGAATACGTTATTGGGTACATGTATCCAGAGCGCCCCGTTGCTAACATGTGCTTCAAGGTGtatggatacattagcatgacTCAAGGTCTAACCTTTTTGGAAGACTTTAAGCTTGGCCACTACATGAAAATTCCACCAAGATCAATGTTTATGGCACAG GTAGTAGGGACAATCTTAGCAGTAATAGCATACACAGGAACTGCATGGTGGCTGATGGAAACCATTCCTCACCTCTGTGACACCTCCATGTTGCCTAAGGATAGCCCCTGGACTTGTCCAATGGACCATGTCTTCTTTGATGCATCCGTCATTTGGGGACTTGTTGGACCTCGTAGAATCTTTGGAGACCTTGGCGAATATGGAAATATCAATTGGTTCTTTCTTGGTGGAGCAATTGCACCTCTCTTAGTTTGGCTTGCACACAAGGCATTCCCAAAGCAAAATTGGATTCGATTGATTCACATGCCTGTGCTGTTGGGTGCCACATCAATGATGCCCCCAGCTAGCGCGGTAAGCTTCACTAGTTGGATCATTGTTGGGTTTCTCTCTGGATATGTGGTGTTCAAATACAAACCAGATATGTGGAAGCGTTACAATTATGTCCTCTCTGGTGGTCTTGATGCTGGAACTGCTTTCATGACTGTGTTGTTGTTCCTTGCCTTGGGTGCCACGCAAATTCAATGGTGGGGAAATAATGGGGAAGGTTGCCCCTTAGCTTCTTGCCCAACTGCAAAGGGGATTGCTGTTGATGGTTGcccaattttttcttaa